Genomic window (Diabrotica undecimpunctata isolate CICGRU chromosome 6, icDiaUnde3, whole genome shotgun sequence):
AGTGAATAGAAGATTGTCACAAAGGTGCAAGGAGAGATTTTGGCCAAAACTGCTAAGGGTGTCCACAGGGGGGAGTGTTTTCTCCCCTCCTCTGGTCACTCCTGGTGGATCACTTGATGTCACTTCTTGACGCACACGGGGGAAGAAGTACATGCCTATAGGGATGATCTAGTAATTATGGTAAGAGGAAAATATGGTAATTTTCATTCCAGCACACTCCAAAGAACATTAAATATCCTTAGTAGGTAGTATGACATAGAAAAATTCTCTAGCAATCTTAGTAAAACATGTAGGAGTAATATTAGATAAGCAGCTTACATGTAACGCCCAGTTGGAAAGAATAATCTACAAAGCAAAGGTTTCCCTTTCTACATGTCAAAGAGTGTGTGGGAAAATTTGGGGTTTGAAACCCAAACCGATGTACTGGCTATATGACTAGTCAGATCTATGATTACATATGGCGCACTTATATGGTAGTTTAAATAACAACAAAAGACCACTTAATGGAAGCTGAATAAGCTTCAAAGACAAGCATGCTTAATCATAACATGAGCAATGTTGACTACCCTAACTGCCTCATGGAGGTCATGCTTGATCTCTCTTCATTGCATATATGGATGGAGAAGGAGGTGAAGGATAGGAGCATACAGAAGGTGGATAAGATGTCAGGAAGCAAGGTAAAAGGATACCTGGATCAAATCTGGAGAGATAATTATAAATTACCTAGATTTGGAAATAGtaccagatgcaatgcaacctaaatataattttgaaaagtcGTTTACCATCATCTTTATAGGAAGGTACAAATAGGAGTTAAATAAAATCAATGCATTGGCCATTGATAAATTGTTGGCAGCACCATCAAAAGTTAATGAATAGACTTTTATGcctgaatcataaataaaatttaagcaaAGATTTACTAAGGATGCTTTTTCTTATCCACAAAAActctcaaaataaaaaatatgcaactGGCACTTTAAAATTGTCATTTAAGGCTACTAACATAAACACCAGTGCCTCTCATGCTTCTGGTATATTATCAGATTCTATATCTCTACCAAAATCTACAGAGCCAATAAATTTTTTCCCATCCCATTTTACTACCTTACGAATAGACATTTCATTCAGAATTAAATTACACACAAGTGTTTTATTTTGCTTCCCTGCTTCTTCAACTTTGTTTTTCAAAGCATTTAAAGCTTCTTTGGAAAATCCGGGTGCGCCATCAACAGTTTGGTACCATTTTGTTATGGTTGATGGGTGTGGTAATGCATTATTAAAAGCTCTTCTTACAAAATCATAGGCTTTTGCTGAATACAATTTAAAGCCAGTGAAAATGACCTTAATTCTGGAGAATATTTGGCACATTTGGCACCCTTTAAAAATCGTTGAAACAAAGCTTTGGCTGATTCTGGTAAAGaggcctaaaacaataaaaaaatacaaaaataaaagaatataataataatttaattttgttcctTATAGAATATgtgaaaaaaaacttaccaacaacacagattcagcattttctgtaacatacagtttttcttttaatgattGTACCAATGCGTTTAATGTTGTTGCTTGTCGTTTTCATCTTTTAGTAGATTTTCTTAGGGTgtcaatttgtttcttttttttgctATATACATGTTTACTGATTCCatgtatctttttctttttcttaggcAGTCTAAGTCCGACATGGAAAAATCCCCCACATAATGcttcctaaaaataaaaagatttaatgaaagaaaaattgcTTATTCAAGGATATAATAAtgcaaatgaaaaattaaatgaatattgcctcttgttatttttttttagctATTAATTCTCTGTCTGCAGCATGCCCTTCAATATTTTTCTTGCCTAAGAGTTCCTCAGTTTCTGAGGCAGACAAAGTTAGTTCACTGCTAGCAGTTCGAAATTTAAATTGTGGGTGTCTGATGGACTAGGGAGAGCTTTAGTTCCTACCACCTCTTTAACGTCTTTAGAAGACCtgtatgcaaaaaaaaacaatatagaagaaacaatacacagaaaatttatacaaatattaaatatcaatgtaaaaatttaataaaaacattacccaCCTTGGTATAGCTAAtggttttgcattttcttttagaCGAACAAAGCTAGATTTCATGATAACATCATTTGGATCAAAATGATCAAAACAAATACGTGACCATCTGGAAAGCTTGTTCTTATTTAATTGCAAAATGTATATCCAAATTTCCTGTTTTTCTTCGTC
Coding sequences:
- the LOC140443499 gene encoding uncharacterized protein, yielding MPFRYLVCGRRSSKSETLSLFKFPFDEEKQEIWIYILQLNKNKLSRWSRICFDHFDPNDVIMKSSFVRLKENAKPLAIPRSSKDVKEVVGTKALPSPSDTHNLNFELLAVN